A stretch of DNA from Desulfosarcina ovata subsp. ovata:
CCGGGCAGGCTGCGCCCGGCGAAGGCCTCCACGGTGACCCGCACCGGGTCGTTGGCATCCACATGCACGTAGTCCAGCTCGTTAATGCTGATTTTAACCCGCATGGTCTGCATGTCGGCCACCTGCATGGCCGGATCGCCGATGGCCACCCGCTGGCCGGTTTCAACGAACCGCTGGGTGACGTGTCCGCCGAACGGGGTCGTAATGGCGGTTTTCTCCAGGCGCCGCCGGGCCTGGGCCACCAGGGTTTCCAGTTGGGTCACCAGGGCGCCGGCAGACTTGAACCCCGCCTCGGCCTGGTCGTACAATTCCGGGGTAATCACCTTTTCCGGCAGCAGGCGCCTGGCCCGCGCAAAGGATTTTTGTTTTACCGGCAGCTGGATCCGGGCGGAGAGCAGATTGGCCTCGGCCTCTTTTAATGCCAGGACGTAGTCCGTGGGGTCGAGTTTGGCCAGCAGCGCACCCCGGGCGACCTTGGCGCCCACATCGGCATGATACCGCAAAAGAATTCCGGAGACTTCCGCCGAGAGAATCACCTCCCGGTTGGGAATCAGTCTTCCGACGGCATTGACCATGATCGGCAGATCACGGCTGGCAATGGTTTGGACGCTTACGGAACGAGGAATGGCCTCAGCGCCCGGATTTTCCTCATGTGTGCCACACCCCGAAAGCCAAATCGACACGAACAAACAGACGCCCGCAACAACATATGTTTTCATCATCTCCCATAACCTTGCCCGATGGCGTTGCCGGTGAAAGTAAAGCCTTTGAGAATAAACCCCACTGTTGCAACATTGGGGCAAACCCTTATTACGATTCCCTATACCCCCAGGAGAACTGCCAAAAAACGGATCAGGTGCAAGTGGATTGAGTTTCGAGGTCTCGGGCGATTTCTGTCAATCGCCTCACCGGTGAGTGGCATCGCGTGATTTTGAATTCCGCGTCAGTCTTGAATGGATGCCCCTATATCAGGATCAGCAAATGGTGTCCATTCAGAAGTGATGAATTTATTCTAAGAGCCTGTTTGATAAATCCGTCTAAGGCCCGCTAACGGCGTTGGAAACTGTCTCAAAATGCTCACATATTACCTATATGCTCCGCTTTCGTGCCACTTTCCGCCTTGTTATCGAGCCTGATCCAGACTTCTCAAACAGGCTCTAAACAAAAAACTATGTAATCACTTGTTCAACTCCTGTTTTACGGCCAGTCCAATTTTTTCTATAGTAAAAGGTTTTTTAACAAAATTTCCAGCACCTAAATTCTGGGTCTTTTTTACCGCCTCGGTTTCCGCATATCCACTTACAATCACAGCCTTCTGATTTGGATGGATCTCAATGATCCTTTTGTAAGTTTCACGACCATCGATTCCGGGATCCATAATCATATCCAACAACAGTAAGTCGACGGAGTGATTTTTCATATATTCCACCGCGTCCTCACCGCTACTTACGCTTACGGTGTGATATCCGATTTTATTGAGCATGTCACTTGATATCTCCCGTTGGCTTTCCACATCGTCAATAATGAGAATGGTTTCGCCGTTTCCAAAATAGTCGTCGATGGATAGCGAGAGATTTTTTCCGGTAATCGCTTCTCTCGTAATGGGAAAATAGAGTTCAAATACAGTGCCGTCATTGGGGCCGCTTTTCACATCAATGTACCCGTCATGATCCAGAAGCACATTCCAGACAATGGCCAGGCCAAGACCGGTCCCGCTTCGCCCCATAATTTTTTTAGTGTAAAAAGGCTCGAAAATCCGTTCAAGGTCCTTGTGTGAAATTCCCTTTCCGTCATCTGAAACAGATATAACGGCGTATTCGCCGATGTTGACATCATCATATTTTTTTAACGGACGATCAATATATCGATTGGTTGTCGACAGATTTACGACTCCCTGGATATCAATTGCCTCCATGGCGTTTAAAATCAAATTCATGAGCACTTTTTTAATGTGAATATGAGAGCCGGCGATATCCAATAATTCAGGGTCCAGTTCGGTTTTGATGGAAACGTTCGGGTATGACGTTTTAAGTTGCCTGAACTCCGGTGATTTCAAAAAGTCATCGATGAGATGATTCAGATCGATCGGTTCTTTAGCGATGGCCACTCCCCTTGCAACGGTCAGCAAATCCTGAACAATGGCTACGGCCCGATTGCCTGCCTCTTGAATCATGAGAACGGATTTTCTGATTTGGCTGTCTGTGGGAAGATCAAACAGGAGCAGATCCGGAATGCCGACAATTCCTGAAAGAACATTATTGAGATCGTGCGCTACGCCTCCTGCCAAAAGCCCCAGGGATTCCATTTTCTGAGCCCTTTGAAGTCGGGCGGTCAACCGTTGGCTTTCTAACTCCTGCTCTGAAATTTCATCAATTTTCTTCTCAAGTTCTTGTTGATAGTCGATTAGTTTTCTGCTGTTGGATTCGAGACTGTTCAGCATATTGTTAAAGGAAAAACCCAATTGAACAATCTCATCACTATACCCTGCCATATTTTGAAATCGCATACCGATACTTCCGGCTTCTACCTTCTGCATCAAGGAAGCCATTGATCGGATGGGAGAAATGATGTTTTTATCCAAAAACCAAATAATGACCATAAGGGTCGTGATGCCGAACACCGCCGCAATGAGCAAAATGCCCTGCAGTTCTTTTTTTATGGCGGTTGTTTCTTCAAATTTGGCACTCAACAATGCCTTCGAACTAGTTTTAATGATGGCGAAATGGTCGTTTAATTGGACGCTTAAATTTTCGACCGCCTCGTTGATGGTTATAATTTCGCCTTCCAATCCATGATCTTCATCGAGTATCTCCTTGAAACTCTGCAAGTACCCTTTCATACGAACATCGGATGCTTCGGTTGCAAGAAACTTTCTCTCAAATGAATTGATTACCAGTTTAAGCGCCTGATACCTGGACACCCCTCGACTGGATCGGTAGGCAATTAGAAAATGGGTAAGGTTGAATAATGGTTTTAAAAGTTCAGCGTCGTTACTGTTCA
This window harbors:
- a CDS encoding efflux RND transporter periplasmic adaptor subunit, with amino-acid sequence MMKTYVVAGVCLFVSIWLSGCGTHEENPGAEAIPRSVSVQTIASRDLPIMVNAVGRLIPNREVILSAEVSGILLRYHADVGAKVARGALLAKLDPTDYVLALKEAEANLLSARIQLPVKQKSFARARRLLPEKVITPELYDQAEAGFKSAGALVTQLETLVAQARRRLEKTAITTPFGGHVTQRFVETGQRVAIGDPAMQVADMQTMRVKISINELDYVHVDANDPVRVTVEAFAGRSLPGRVDKIGIQADARTNTFEIEILVDNPDLLLKAGLTARVAIETDVIPDAIMIGQDSVLFREDRKEVFIVDANLTAVAREVKLGRMDGSDVRILEGLADGDRLVIAGAQYLKPGDTVRVAP
- a CDS encoding response regulator is translated as MLRSINSKFYAVTLLLAVSFAIGYGILIYFLHQQTQSVTLARDTISLERRFSELNTLFHEVRFWERVIFSQKNPDAEMQFGSIIEQIRNILDTLSERVLDANTNHTLKRIKVGIDQYENNFNRLIQLKTKQSLLITRMEMNYRSMVSIILNSNDAELLKPLFNLTHFLIAYRSSRGVSRYQALKLVINSFERKFLATEASDVRMKGYLQSFKEILDEDHGLEGEIITINEAVENLSVQLNDHFAIIKTSSKALLSAKFEETTAIKKELQGILLIAAVFGITTLMVIIWFLDKNIISPIRSMASLMQKVEAGSIGMRFQNMAGYSDEIVQLGFSFNNMLNSLESNSRKLIDYQQELEKKIDEISEQELESQRLTARLQRAQKMESLGLLAGGVAHDLNNVLSGIVGIPDLLLFDLPTDSQIRKSVLMIQEAGNRAVAIVQDLLTVARGVAIAKEPIDLNHLIDDFLKSPEFRQLKTSYPNVSIKTELDPELLDIAGSHIHIKKVLMNLILNAMEAIDIQGVVNLSTTNRYIDRPLKKYDDVNIGEYAVISVSDDGKGISHKDLERIFEPFYTKKIMGRSGTGLGLAIVWNVLLDHDGYIDVKSGPNDGTVFELYFPITREAITGKNLSLSIDDYFGNGETILIIDDVESQREISSDMLNKIGYHTVSVSSGEDAVEYMKNHSVDLLLLDMIMDPGIDGRETYKRIIEIHPNQKAVIVSGYAETEAVKKTQNLGAGNFVKKPFTIEKIGLAVKQELNK